One Gammaproteobacteria bacterium genomic window, CTGCAGCGATGGCAAGACTGCAGCGCGATTTCCTCGCGTCACTGCAGGACGGCACTGATTACGGCTCGCGCTGATGCAGTGAAGCAAGCCCGACAAGTGCCGGTGTCGGATGCATGATCACGGCGCAGGGGATTGCACGGAGGTAGTCGGTGTAGCGACCCTTGTCCTCGAAACGACGGCGAAATTCGGAGTTGGTCAGCAGGTCGTGCAGTGCCGGAACAATGCCGCCGGCGATGAAAACGCCGCCAAGCGCACCCAGGGTCAGGGCGAGGTTTCCGGCCACTGATCCGAGTAGCGCAAAAAACATATCGACGGCTTCACGCGCGATCGGGTCGCCGGCAAGCGCGCGCTGCGAAACTTCGCGTGGACGCACATTGTCGGCAGGATAGTTGGCCAGCTGCCGTAGCGTGTTGTACAGCGTTGCCAGCCCGGGGCCGGATACCAGCCGCTCCGCCGAGCAATGCCCGTATCGCTCGCGGACCGTATCAACTACCTGTGCCTCGCGTTCGGTCCCGGGTGCGAGCGTGGCGTGACCGCCTTCACCGGAGATTACGGCCCAGTTGCCGTTGCGCGTCGGCACCAGTCCTGACACACCGAGCCCGGTGCCCGGACCGATTGCCGCCATTGCTGCATCCCGGCGTGGTGCACCGCCGCCGACCGGGGCAACGTCCGTGCCGGCCAGGTGCGGCAGGGACAAGGCAACGGCGCTGAAGTCGTTGAGCACCTCGAGACTTTCCAGCCGCAGTTGCTCGCGGATCGTTCGAGCCGAGAAATGCCAGTTGCGATTCGTCATGCGAACTTCGTCGCCCGTCACCGGCGCAGCAACTGCAATTGCCGCAGCCGCGGGGGTAGCCGAATTTTTCTGCAGATAGTCGGACAGCGCTTCGGCCAGCGTGCGGAACCCGGCATTTTCAAAGACGCTGATGCGCGAGATCGTTCCCCGTGAGTCGACCAGCGCGCACCGCGTGTTGGTGCCGCCAACGTCGGCAATGAGTTCCATGCACAGTTCCTCCAGTGAAACCGGGTGCGATTGTAACTGCGATCGGCCGGCCGGGCGGGTGATTTCCGGTACAATTGAGCGGCACATCACGGGGGATATTGTGCGTTCAAACGCGCTGTTATCAGACTGGCTGGGCCTGGCGCCGGCACTACGCTGGCTTGCCCGCAAGTTGTTGTTCCTGTGGGTGCGTGACCGGGTGCTGCCGGAAAACTTCGCCGCCAGCCTGGCCGCCGATGTGCCGGTAGTCTACGTACTGGCCAACGACGCGCTGTCTACCAGGCTGGTCGTCGCCGGAGTTTGCGCGCGGCAGGACTTGCCCGCACCGGCCGCAGCGATTGCCGGGTTTCCCGGCGAGCGCAATTCAGTCGCTTACGTTCGTCGCCTGCGCGGCTGGTGGCGGCGCCGGCTGGTGCCGATCAGGTCGGAACGCCTGACCCGCCTGGTCGAGCGCGTGCGCGAAGATTCAGGTCGCGATGTACAGGTTGTCCCGGTATCGGTTTTTTGGGGTCGTTCGCCGGACAAGGAACGCGCGCCGCTGAAACTGCTATTTTCAGAAAGCTGGGCCCCGGCCGGCCGGATCCGCAAAGCGCTGATAATCATGGTGCACGGGCGCCAGATGCTGGTGCAGTTCAGCGAGCCGATTCGCCTGCAGAATTTTGTAGCCGAGGCAACGGCCGAGGGACTCGATACCGAACGTACGGTGCGCAAGTTGTCCCGGGTGTTGCGCGTGCACATGCGGCGCCTGCGTGTTGCCACGATCGGGCCCGACCTGTCCCACCGGCGCACGCTGCGCGGACAAATACTGCGGTCAGCATCGGTACGCGAGGCGATCCGCCGCCACGCCAGCCGCCAGGAAATTTCCGAGTTCGAAGCCGCCCAGCGGGCCGGCGAATATGTCGACGAAATCGCTGCAAACTATTCCTACGCCTTTATCCGCTTTATGGACAGGTTGCTGGGCTGGTTATGGAACCGCGTGTATGACGGTATCGAGCTCAACCATGTTGATAGCCTGAAGACCAACGCTGAAGGCCGGGAAGTCATATACGTACCGTGTCATCGCAGCCACTTCGATTACCTGCTGCTGTCCTATGTGCTGTATCACGCGGGACTGGTCCCGCCCCATGTAGCGGCTGGCATCAATCTGAATATCCCGGTTATTGGGCCGTTGCTGCGTCTGGGTGGCGCGTTTTTTCTGCGCCGCAGCTTTGGTGGCAACAAGCTCTACACCGCGGTGTTCCAGAAGTACCTGTCGCTGAACCTGGCCAAAGGCGTGCCGATCGAGTATTTCATTGAAGGGACCCGCAGCCGCACCGGCCGGCTGTTGCTGCCCAAGTCCGGCATCCTCGCCATGACAGTGCGCAGCTACCTGCGTGAACCAACCCGCCCGGTAATTTTCATCCCTGTCTATTTCTGTTACGAGAAACTGCTGGAGGGGCGCAGCTACATCGGCGAGCTGAGCGGAAACGCGAAGCGCAAGGAGAGTTTTTTCGGTTTTGTCCGCTCACTGGGTGCGATCCGACAGAAGTTTGGCAAAGTGCATGTGAATTTCGGCGCGCCGCTGTCGCTCGATGCACTGCTCGATGAATACAACCCCGGCTGGCGCGAACAGGGAGAAATGCCCGAGAAGCCAGCATGGCTGGCACCTGCGGTCGATGATCTTGCCCTGCGTATCATGCGGCAGATAAATCTGAGTGCGGCAGTCACGCCGGTAAGCCTGTTGTCGCTATCGCTGTTGTCGGCATCGCGCCAGGCCATGCTGGAAGAGGTATTACGCGATCATCTCGATTTGCTGCGGCAATTACTGCGGCGCGCCCCGTATTCGGAGAGCGTGACCTTTCCCGAGCAGGATGGCCGCGCGATTATTGATTATGCGCTGGAGATGGGCCTGGTACGCCGGCGCAGTCATGCTCTCGGTGACGTAATAGCAGCGCGCGGGAACAGCGCCATTCTGCTGACCTACAACCGCAATAACGTCATGCACCTGTTCGCACTACCGTCGCTGGTGGCGTGTTGTTTCCTGAATAACCGGACGATGCACGCCGACAAGATCATCGATCTGGCACAGATGGTCTATCCCTATGTGCGCGCCGAGTTGTTCCTGGCCTGGCCGGAGGAGCAGCTGGAAGACGTTTTGCACCAGCTGCTGGCCGTTTTTGTAGACATAGGCCTGCTGGAACGGGATCCGGACAATGGTCGGCTCAGTCGTCCCGCTGCCAACACGCCGCGCGCAGCCCAGCTTTCGCTATTGGCTCAGGGGGCGCTGCAAACGCTCGAGCGCTACTACATGACAATCGGGCTGTTGCTGAAGCACGGACCTGGCCACGTCAGCCAGCCTGATCTGGAAAATCTCTGCCAGCTGATGGCACAGCGCATGTCGATGCTGTACCAGTTTGATGCTCCCGAGTCGTTTGCCAAGCCGCTGTTCCGCGAATTCATCGACCGGCTGCGCGAATCCGGCGTGGTCTGGCTGGACGATAACGGCCTGCTGGCCTATGACGACAGGATTCGCGCGGTGGAGCAGGATGCGAAACTGGTGCTGGGCGAGCAGATGCGGCACAGTATCCTGCAGGTAATTCATGTCTGAGGCAAGCTTAAGCCATTGATATTTAATCAGAAATGAATTGCTGCGCCGCAGCGTGTTGTCTGCAGTGGTGCAGTGTATTTTGCGTCGGACCATATATCTGTGAATCCAGGGCAGGGCCGGCGCGGCGGATGTGACAGAAGTTTTACAACTTTTGCGCCGCACAGCCGTCCAAATGCCTGTATGCCCGTAATATCAGGGCAGCGCTTCACGGTCTTAACATTCTGGAGAACGACTGATGCAGAGATTCACTACAGCCGTTGCAGGGCTTCTCGCCCTGGCGTTCCTGAACATTGCCGCAGCTGCAATCTCGCCCGAAGAGGCTGCCCGTCTGGGCCAGGACCTCACGCCAATGGGCGCCGAGAAAGCGGGCAATGGCAAGGAGATCCCGGAATGGACCGGCGGCATCACAACGCCACCGGCAGGCTACAAGCCCGGTGACCATCACCCCGACCCGTTTGCCGACGACGAGATCGTCATGACCATCACGGCGGCGAACTACCAGGAGGAGGGTATTGCGGATCGTCTCACCGTTGGACACAAGGGTTTGTTCGAGGCCTATCCCGATACCTTCAGGATGCACGTCTACCCGACACGCCGCAGTTTTTCGGCGCCGGATCATATTTACGATGCGACAAAGAAGATTGCCACCACCGCCGATCTGATCGAGAACGGTAACGGCGTAACCGGCGCGTTGATGGGTGTGCCATTCCCGATACCCAGTAGCGGTGTTGAGGTTATCTGGAATCACATCCTGCGTTGGCGCGCTGAATCCGGCGAGCGTTTTTACGGCCAGGCAGCTGTGACGCGCGGCGGCGACTTCACCCTGGTGCAGTTTGCCGACCAGATCTCGGTGCCCTATGCGCTGCCGGGTATGACAGAAGAAGAGCTCGACAACGTCATTATCTTCTTCAAGGAAAAGACTGTGGCGCCGGCGCGCCTGGCCGGCCGGGTGTTGCTGGTGCATGAAACGCTGGACCAGGCTAAAGAGAACCGCAAGGCGTGGGTGTATAACCCGGGCCAGCGCCGTGTGCGCCGCGCGCCAAACGTTGCGTTTGACAACCCGCGTAGTGGTTCCGACGGTTTAATGACTTCTGACCAGTACGACATGTACAACGGCTCGCCCCAGCGCTACAACTGGGAGCTGGTTGGCAAGAAAGAAATGTATGTGCCGTACAACGCCTACAAAGTGCACAGCAACAAGCTGAAGTACAAGGATTACATCAAGCCGTTGCATGCTGACCCGCAGTACCTGCGCTATGAGCTGCATCGGGTGTGGGTCATCGATGCCACGCTGAAAGACGGCATGCGCCACCAGTACAGGCGCCGTACCTTCTATATTGATGAGGATTCGTGGCAGATTCTCGCGGTGGATATCTACGATAACCGCGATGAATTGTGGCGCGTGTCGGAAGGTCACGGCATTAATTACTATGATGTGAAAAACTTCTGGACCACGCTGGAGGTGAACTACGATTTGCAGTCCGGTCGTTACCTTGCCTTCGGTCTCGATAACGAGACGGGCATGTACGATCTGTCAGCGTCGATTCCAAAGGAAGAATTCACCACGGGAGCTCTGCGCCGCGCAGGTACGCGCTAGCAGGCAGGTTCAGACTTACGCCTTCGCCGGCTGCGTAGGGCAGCCGGCGAAGGTTTCGATAATCCGGCACGGATGCCGGAAAAAGTGATGGGGGTTCACTTGTTTAAATTTCTTGCCACTGTTGTGGCTTTTCTGGCCGCCATGCAGGCCAGTCTGGCGGCCGAGTATCCGCCAATACCGGAACCGGGGCAGGCTTTCATCGCGCCAAACGCGACTGAAGCTGTGCTGCTCGATGGGGTCTACGTGGACGGCCGCCTGGTCGTAGTCGGTCAACACGGAATCGTGCTGATAAGCGATGACGAAGGCCGCAGCTGGACGCAGAAGCAGTCCGGTACCCGGGCTGCATTGACCGGCGTGTATTTTCATGATCGGTCAACGGGCTGGGTGGTCGGGCACGATGCGATAATCCTTCGAACCCGGGATGGTGGCGAAAGCTGGGAGCAGGTTAATTTTGACCCTGACGACCAGCGGCCCCTGTTTGATGTGTGGTTTGATGATGCCACGAGTGGTTTTGCCATTGGCGCCTACGGATTGTTACTGGCAACAACTGACGGCGGCAGCAACTGGGAATCGCGCGAGCTGATACCGCAGCCGTGGCCTGATCTCGCTTCAGTCGACAGTGCCGGCTCTGACGCGGACGAATTCGATTTCGAAGACGATCAGTTCTACGATTTTCACCTCAACAATATCGTTGAAAGCCCCACCGGTGACCTCTACATTGCTGCCGAGGCCGGCAATTTTTTCCGCTCGGGTGATGGCGGCTCAACCTGGTATTCAATGCCGACAATCTACGAGGGGTCGTTTTTCAGCGTACTCCCGCTGCAGGCTGAAAACCTCGTGCTGATGGGACTGCGTGGCAATATGTTTGCTTCCACCAACGGCGGTGAGGCGTTCAGACGGATCGACACCCCGGTTACCGTGCTGCTGAATGATGGTGCAGTGCTGGCAGACGGCACCATATTGATCGGCGGGATGGCTGGAGCGTTGCTGGAGAGTAACGACGCCGGCTCGACATTCCAGCTGCGGCAGCAGACAGACCGCAAGGCGATCTCGGTGTTGCTGCCCGTAAGTGACGCGATAATTGTAGTTGGTGAGGCAGGTGTAAAACGCCGCACTCTCGAGCAACTGCAGCAGGGAGGCGCGTCATGACCACTCTTGTAACACCAAAATCCGGCCCGGTAGTCGCGCTGCTGGAGCGGCTGGTTTTCGGCAACCGGCCGCTGGTCATCGTCGTATTCGCGGTAGTGACAGTGTTGATGCTGTGGCTGGCCCGCGGCCTGCATGTAGATGCCGGCTTCACCAAGCAGCTGCCGACAAAGCACGAGTATATGCAGACGTACCTGGATCACCAGGAGCAGTTCGGTGGTGCCAACCGCGTGCTGGTGGCGCTGGTTGCTCGCGACGGCAACATGTTTACGCCGGAGTTTTTCCAGGCGCTGAAAGAGGCCACTGATGAGGTCTTCTTTATTCCCGGCGTCGAGCGAGCCCGTGTCAGCTCGCTGTTCACGCCGAATACCCGCTATATCGAAGTTATCGAGGGTGGTATTGCTGCAGGCAACGTTGTGCCGGCAGATTTCCAGCCAACGGAAGCCGGGCTGGAGCGCGTGCGCGAGAATATTCTGAAATCGAATATTGTCGGCCGGCTGGTTTCGAATGACTTCAGTGGCGCAATAATCAGCGCGCAGCTACTGGAGGTGAACCCTAACACCGGGGAAAAACTCGACCTGGTGCGGGTATCCAATGACCTCGAGGAAAAAATCCGCGACGTATTCGGTGGTGAGCAATTCCCGAATGTTGATGTGCACATGATCGGATTCGCCAAGGTTATTGGCGACGTGACCGACGGCGCACGGATGGTAATCCTGTTTTTCCTCGTGGCTTTCATCGTCACGACGCTACTGGTTTATTTCTACACCCAGTCAGTCACGCTTTCGGTAATCCCGCTAGCGTGCTCGCTGACTGCGGTTATCTGGCAGCTGGGGCTGCTTACCGGGCTGGGCTTTGGTATTGACCCGATGGGTATCCTGGTGCCGTTCCTGGTTTTTGCTATCGGCGTCAGTCATGGCGTGCAGATGGTCAGCGCTGCGCGCGCGGAAATTTTCGATGGTGTCGACAGCCTGCAGGCTGCGCGCAACAGCTTCCGTCGTCTCGTTGTACCCGGCAGCATCGCCCTGGCCAGTGACACCATCGGTTTCATCACCATTTATTTCATCGAGATACGCATGATCCAGGAAATGGCGATCACAGCCAGCCTGGGTGTGGCCGTGATAATCCTGACCAACCTGGTGCTGTTACCGGTGTTGATGTCCTACGTGCGGTTCAGCGAGCGTTACAAGCAGAAGCTTGTGATTCGTGCCAGGCAACTGAGCCCGTTGTGGGACAAGCTGTCGATAGTCGCTCAGCGTGGCCCGGCAGCCGTAGTGATTCTGATCAGCGTGGGGCTGCTGGCGTTTGGCGCCTGGAAGGGCTCCGAAGTGAAGGTCGGAGACCTGCACCAGGGGGTGCCGGAGCTGCGGGCCGACTCGCGCTATAACCTCGATACGCGGGCTATTACCGAGCGGTTCTCGATCGGCGTGGACATCATCACCGTCATTGTCGAGACGGTGCCCGAAGGGTGCATCGACTATGAAGTGATGAGCTCGATCGACGATTTCGCCTGGTATATGGCCAATGTGCCGGGGATACAAAGCGTGATAACGCTGCCGATGGTGGCCAAGGTGGTCAATGCCGGATGGAATGAGGGCACACTGAAGTGGCGTGTGCTGTCACGCAATGCAGACAACCTGGTGCAATCGAGCCAGTCAGTCGATACCAGCAGCGGTCTGCTGAATGCCGATTGCAGCGTGATGCCCGTGATGATGTTCAGTGAGGATCACAAGGCCGAAACCATCGAACGCATCGTTACTGCAGTAAAAGCGTATCGTGCCGAGTACGGCACTGAAAAAATCAAGTATCGCCTGGCGACCGGCAATGTTGGCGTGATGGCGGCTACCAATGAGGAAGTCGAGGCGGCCCAGTTCCCGATCCTGATGGGGGTGTTTTCTGCCGTTATCCTGCTGTGCATTATCACTTTCGCCACCCGGCGGGCTGCGCTTTACTTTCTGGTCCCGGCCGTAATTGCGGCGCTGGCGGCCTGGTTCCTGCCGGGTCAGCGCAACCTGGTCGCAGCTGCCATGGCGCTGTATACCGTCTTCTGGCTGGTCCGTTTCCCGACAGCGCGTTCGGTACTTTGCATCGTTATCCCGCTGGGCCTGGTTTCATTGCTGGCATACGCGCTGATGGCGACCCTGGAAATCGGTCTGAAGGTGTCAACGCTGCCGGTGGTGGCTCTCGGCGTTGGTATCGGAGTTGACTACGGTATCTATATCTATAGTCGGTTCAAATCGTTTATGAGTGAAGGGCTGCCGCTGGCTGAGGCCTACCATGCGACACTGCGTGTGACCGGCGCCGGCGTGATATTTACCGGCGTGACACTCGGGATCGGCGTAGTCACCTGGCTTTTTTCGCCACTGAAATTTCAGGCCGACATGGGACTGTTGCTGACCTTCATGTTCATCGTAAATATGCTTGGCGCGATCCTGTTGTTGCCTGCGCTGGCCAGCTGGCTGTTGCCACGCAGGCTGCACTGAACCGACAGTGCAGGGTGCGTCATAGCGCTGTAACATAGATCTGCTTCAATAGTGCACCATGTCACGCTCGGGTGAGACAGTGATTCTGATTGTCGAAGACGAACAACCGGTTCGTGAGATGGTCAGGTTTTCATTGAGTCGCGCCGGATTCGAGGTATGCGAAGCAGCTGATTGCCTGGAGGCCCACGACGTGATCGCCGGGCAGCATCCCGATCTTATTCTGATGGACTGGATGTTGCCGGAGATGAGCGGGCTGGAGTTCACCCGCCGGCTGAAGCGTGACCCGGAAACGGTCGATATACCGGTAATCATCCTGACCGCCCGTGGCGAGGAAGAAGACAAGGTCAAAGGCCTGAATACGGGCGCCGACGACTATGTGACAAAGCCGTTTTCGACGCGCGAACTGACGGCGCGTATCAACGCGGTGTTGCGCCGCAGCGCGCCACCTGGCGACGCTGTCATAGAGGCCGGCGACCTTTTGCTCGATGCGGACAGCCATCGGGTAATCGCGGACGGCACCGAAGTGAAACTGGGGCCGACCGAATTCCGGCTGCTGCATTTCTTCATGACAAACC contains:
- a CDS encoding DUF1329 domain-containing protein, which codes for MQRFTTAVAGLLALAFLNIAAAAISPEEAARLGQDLTPMGAEKAGNGKEIPEWTGGITTPPAGYKPGDHHPDPFADDEIVMTITAANYQEEGIADRLTVGHKGLFEAYPDTFRMHVYPTRRSFSAPDHIYDATKKIATTADLIENGNGVTGALMGVPFPIPSSGVEVIWNHILRWRAESGERFYGQAAVTRGGDFTLVQFADQISVPYALPGMTEEELDNVIIFFKEKTVAPARLAGRVLLVHETLDQAKENRKAWVYNPGQRRVRRAPNVAFDNPRSGSDGLMTSDQYDMYNGSPQRYNWELVGKKEMYVPYNAYKVHSNKLKYKDYIKPLHADPQYLRYELHRVWVIDATLKDGMRHQYRRRTFYIDEDSWQILAVDIYDNRDELWRVSEGHGINYYDVKNFWTTLEVNYDLQSGRYLAFGLDNETGMYDLSASIPKEEFTTGALRRAGTR
- the phoB gene encoding phosphate regulon transcriptional regulator PhoB, with the protein product MSRSGETVILIVEDEQPVREMVRFSLSRAGFEVCEAADCLEAHDVIAGQHPDLILMDWMLPEMSGLEFTRRLKRDPETVDIPVIILTARGEEEDKVKGLNTGADDYVTKPFSTRELTARINAVLRRSAPPGDAVIEAGDLLLDADSHRVIADGTEVKLGPTEFRLLHFFMTNQERVHSRARLLHRVWRGNVDVEERTVDVHIRRLRKALQPYGLHSFIQTVRGTGYRFSTRVD
- the plsB gene encoding glycerol-3-phosphate 1-O-acyltransferase PlsB; translation: MRSNALLSDWLGLAPALRWLARKLLFLWVRDRVLPENFAASLAADVPVVYVLANDALSTRLVVAGVCARQDLPAPAAAIAGFPGERNSVAYVRRLRGWWRRRLVPIRSERLTRLVERVREDSGRDVQVVPVSVFWGRSPDKERAPLKLLFSESWAPAGRIRKALIIMVHGRQMLVQFSEPIRLQNFVAEATAEGLDTERTVRKLSRVLRVHMRRLRVATIGPDLSHRRTLRGQILRSASVREAIRRHASRQEISEFEAAQRAGEYVDEIAANYSYAFIRFMDRLLGWLWNRVYDGIELNHVDSLKTNAEGREVIYVPCHRSHFDYLLLSYVLYHAGLVPPHVAAGINLNIPVIGPLLRLGGAFFLRRSFGGNKLYTAVFQKYLSLNLAKGVPIEYFIEGTRSRTGRLLLPKSGILAMTVRSYLREPTRPVIFIPVYFCYEKLLEGRSYIGELSGNAKRKESFFGFVRSLGAIRQKFGKVHVNFGAPLSLDALLDEYNPGWREQGEMPEKPAWLAPAVDDLALRIMRQINLSAAVTPVSLLSLSLLSASRQAMLEEVLRDHLDLLRQLLRRAPYSESVTFPEQDGRAIIDYALEMGLVRRRSHALGDVIAARGNSAILLTYNRNNVMHLFALPSLVACCFLNNRTMHADKIIDLAQMVYPYVRAELFLAWPEEQLEDVLHQLLAVFVDIGLLERDPDNGRLSRPAANTPRAAQLSLLAQGALQTLERYYMTIGLLLKHGPGHVSQPDLENLCQLMAQRMSMLYQFDAPESFAKPLFREFIDRLRESGVVWLDDNGLLAYDDRIRAVEQDAKLVLGEQMRHSILQVIHV
- the glk gene encoding glucokinase, with translation MELIADVGGTNTRCALVDSRGTISRISVFENAGFRTLAEALSDYLQKNSATPAAAAIAVAAPVTGDEVRMTNRNWHFSARTIREQLRLESLEVLNDFSAVALSLPHLAGTDVAPVGGGAPRRDAAMAAIGPGTGLGVSGLVPTRNGNWAVISGEGGHATLAPGTEREAQVVDTVRERYGHCSAERLVSGPGLATLYNTLRQLANYPADNVRPREVSQRALAGDPIAREAVDMFFALLGSVAGNLALTLGALGGVFIAGGIVPALHDLLTNSEFRRRFEDKGRYTDYLRAIPCAVIMHPTPALVGLASLHQREP
- a CDS encoding MMPL family transporter; translation: MSYVRFSERYKQKLVIRARQLSPLWDKLSIVAQRGPAAVVILISVGLLAFGAWKGSEVKVGDLHQGVPELRADSRYNLDTRAITERFSIGVDIITVIVETVPEGCIDYEVMSSIDDFAWYMANVPGIQSVITLPMVAKVVNAGWNEGTLKWRVLSRNADNLVQSSQSVDTSSGLLNADCSVMPVMMFSEDHKAETIERIVTAVKAYRAEYGTEKIKYRLATGNVGVMAATNEEVEAAQFPILMGVFSAVILLCIITFATRRAALYFLVPAVIAALAAWFLPGQRNLVAAAMALYTVFWLVRFPTARSVLCIVIPLGLVSLLAYALMATLEIGLKVSTLPVVALGVGIGVDYGIYIYSRFKSFMSEGLPLAEAYHATLRVTGAGVIFTGVTLGIGVVTWLFSPLKFQADMGLLLTFMFIVNMLGAILLLPALASWLLPRRLH